The sequence below is a genomic window from Providencia rettgeri.
TCTTCATATCCTCGCATAATCTATACTGTAAAGTCGCTGTCACCGTGTTTTGTCATCATAATGTCAAAATAGACTGTTAACTTCACAGTAGATTTGCGGTGTCTGAAATTTACATATATGAGCGTTATAAAATATGCACAATGATTTGTGCGCATGAATTGGTAAAGTTTAATTACTCTTTGATGTATTAATAGATCGGCAGTTTATAAATGGGAAGCAAGAAAGAGTAATGATACAAAGATAAAAAAAATATTGTTCTCAGAACAAAAGGAGTTTTAATATGAATTTTCAATTACATATGGGTCGAGTTAAATGGTTTGACGCAAAAGAAGGTTACGGTTTTATTTCCCCATTCAATGGTGGTGATGATGTATTTGTGACAACAAAGTCAATTGCTAATAAAAAAATCAAATCATTATTCGAAGGTCAAAGCGTTGAGTTCTCTGTTACTCGTAATTCGGATGGCATAACGGCAGCTGACGTTATCGCTTATTAGATAATAAACAGAACAATTTCTCCTGCCTTTATCCTCTCATCTCTCGCAGGAGATCTTATTCAGGAAGATTAAAGTTAACGGTGATATCTGCATGTGATATCCTGACTCCAAGTGAGTTAAAATCCATTCGGGAGAAAACATGGATCACCGTTTACTTGAAATCGTTGCCTGTCCTGTATGCCACGGCAAATTAAGTTATAACAAAGAAAACCTCGAACTTATTTGTAAGTTTGATCACTTAGCCTATCCCATTCGTGATGGCATCCCTGTATTGCTAGAAAATGAAGCGCGCCCTGTTTCATTAGATGAAGGCCAGTAATCATCATGTTTACGGTTATTATTCCTGCTCGTTATGCATCAACACGTTTACCAGGGAAACCTTTGGCTGATATACATGGTAAGCCAATGGTTGTTCGGGTGATGGAACAAGCTATTAAGTCGGGGGCTAGCCGGGTGATAGTTGCGACAGATCACTCTGATGTTGCTAAAGCGGTGATTGAAGCGGGCGGTGAAGCCTGTATGACAGACCCAAATCATCAGTCTGGAACAGAAAGATTAGCTGAGGTTATTGATACTTATGCTTTTTCTGACAATGAAATCATCGTGAATGTGCAAGGTGATGAACCTTTAATTCCACCTGAGATTATTAGTCAAGTGGCTCATAACCTTCAGGGGAGCAAAGCTGAGATGGGGACACTGGCTGTACCTATTAATGATGCTCATGAAGCGTTTAATCCAAATGCAGTCAAGGTTGTTACTGACCACGAAGGTTATGCACTGTATTTTTCTCGAGCAACTATTCCTTGGGATAGGGACAACTTTGCCAAAAGCCATGATGTAATAGGCGATACCTTTTTACGCCATATCGGGATATACGCTTATCGCGCAGGGTTTATTCGTCGCTACATTAAGTGGGAAGCAAGTCCATTAGAAAAAATCGAAATGCTAGAGCAACTTAGGGTGCTTTGGTACGGAGAAAAAATTCATGTGGATGTCGCGAAAACTACGCCAGGCGCTGGTGTTGATACCCCTGAAGACCTTGAACTTGTTAGAAAGCAATTTATCCAGTAGTCAGTATTTTCTTAATGGTCAAAATGGCCAATATGCGATTTAGCTAAATAAAGGTGTAATCTCAATAGGTTACACCTTTTTTGTTGTTATTCAGCAGCAATAGCTTCAGGTGTAGCAAGTTGATCGTCTAATGCCTGTATATTATTGGGTTTTAAATGCCACCAAATGGTACCAAGAAATTCATACCAAGCACGCTCACTATGACCAAAATAATATGAGGAAGGAATGTATTTCTCCCATGGATTAATTTCACTCGTGATAACTAACTGGTTTGCGGGT
It includes:
- the kdsB gene encoding 3-deoxy-manno-octulosonate cytidylyltransferase — translated: MFTVIIPARYASTRLPGKPLADIHGKPMVVRVMEQAIKSGASRVIVATDHSDVAKAVIEAGGEACMTDPNHQSGTERLAEVIDTYAFSDNEIIVNVQGDEPLIPPEIISQVAHNLQGSKAEMGTLAVPINDAHEAFNPNAVKVVTDHEGYALYFSRATIPWDRDNFAKSHDVIGDTFLRHIGIYAYRAGFIRRYIKWEASPLEKIEMLEQLRVLWYGEKIHVDVAKTTPGAGVDTPEDLELVRKQFIQ
- a CDS encoding Trm112 family protein, whose amino-acid sequence is MDHRLLEIVACPVCHGKLSYNKENLELICKFDHLAYPIRDGIPVLLENEARPVSLDEGQ
- a CDS encoding cold-shock protein, whose amino-acid sequence is MNFQLHMGRVKWFDAKEGYGFISPFNGGDDVFVTTKSIANKKIKSLFEGQSVEFSVTRNSDGITAADVIAY